Sequence from the Phyllobacterium zundukense genome:
GCCAAAACGACGTCAAAAAGTCTTGACACTGATTCGGGGAAATGCGATTCTCGATCCTGCTAGAGATATGAGAGAAGCCTTCCGAGACAGCGATGTTGAGGTGGGCTTTTTTCTTTTGCGGATTAATCTCCTGTTTTGGTTGCTTGCGACCCTTGGAAAGCCCGATAGAGCTCGTCGAGGTTGTCTGCAATATATGCGCCGAAGCGTGAGGCATTCTTCGCCTTCAAAGCCAATGTGAATGCCTTGCCGCTATCCTTGATTTCCCCCTTCACGGATTTGTCCTGTGCTGCCCAGGCTTTGGCGGCCGGCGCCGCCGCCTTCGCCGGACGCTTCGATTTTACCAGGAAATCCGACAGTAGAGTGAACCGGGCGTCGCCGGTTTCAGCCGCAAAATCATCCGACCTTGTAAACTCTGCCGCCCTCTCGGCATTGCCCGGTACCTGCAGCAGCTTTGACAGCTGCCACCAACGGTCCCGCCCGGTAGCCTTGGCCGAACCGATCGCGAGTATGATGGCCTCGGGAACATAAGCCGCGACGGACTGCATCTTTGAAAATGTCGTGGCATCCAGGGCAAGCGCAGACTTGATGACCGACTGATCGTAGCCGAGGTCAGCGAGACGCTTGGCAAACAATGTGCGTTCGATGAAGGACAGGTTCGATCGAGCAGCGTTCTCCTGGCCCTGAGCGATCACATGGTCCTGGTCGGCCATTGGCTTGACGACGGCACGAACCTGTCGTCCGAGCTGTCTGGCGACCTTGACGCGGCGGTGTCCGAAAACGACCTGATAACGGCCCGGGACGGCGGGATGCGGACGCACCAAGATGGGCGAGTCCTGGCCCCGCTCCTTCACGGCGACAAGCAGTTCCTGAAAAGCCTCGTCGTCATCGTCGATCCGGTCCGATACGAAAGAGCCGTCGATGAGTTCCGGGGCGAGTTCGACAACACTGCCTTTGGCGAGTTCTTCGAACGAACTCTTGATCGAACGCGAAGCACCGCTGACAACATAGGACAATGCGTCATTGCGCTCAGGCTTTGCCGGCGCCGGGTTCATCACGCTGCTGAAAATATCCTTACGGGCCATCTATCTGCTTCCATTTCGGATTAACAAACTGATTTCACAAGCAAAAAGCATTGTTTTTACCGCCGTAAACCTGCTTGTCATATCAGCGCCCCCACGCTCTGTGAACGAGGGCTGTAATTTCTGAATTCACGGCGTCCAGCGATTCAATAGCGCGTTCATACGTCGTGCGCGTGAAACTCGTTTTCTCTACTTCGTAGAGCGTCTGCTTAGTCAGGCCCGCATCCGACACCGCAGTCGATTTCAGCATCGGATTGGTCAGTATCTCCTCCGCCAGCATGGACTGCATGAACCCGACCATCTGCGCCTGCGGGATATCCATCGGCTCATAGCGTGTAATAAGATAGCGGAACCAATCGAGTTCGACACGTGCTCCGGCTTGTTTGACCGTCTTGAGGATGCCGCCAAGCATCAGCAGGAATTGCGACATCGACATGAGGTCGAGCATCTGCGGATGCACTGTGATCAATACGGATGTCGCAGCCGACATGGCCGTCAACGTCAGATAGCCCAGTTGCGGCGGGCAATCGATAACCACAACATCGTATCGGCCGTCCACTTCCTCGAGCGCGCTGGCGATACGGGTGAAGAACTGGCGGCCGTCACGCGATGTCTTGTCCTGCATGGCAAGCGGCGTGTCGTACTCATATTCCTGCAATTCGAGATTGGCGGGAATGATGTCGAGACCGGGAAAATTGGTCGGGAGAATAACTTCCGATATCGGCCTGCGCTCATCGTCGTAACGGATGGCTTCGTAGAGCGACAGGTTCCGGTCGAGCTCCGGCTGGAACCCGTGCAGCGCCGATAGCGAGGCTTGGGGATCGAGGTCGATGGCAAGGACGCGGTGTCCGGTCAGCGCCAGATATTGCGAGAGATGAGCTGCTGTCGTCGTCTTGCCTGATCCGCCCTTGAAGTTGACGACAGCGATAACCTGCAGCTTGTCGCCCTGCTTGCGGTGCGGGACATATTTCTTCACTTCGGTGCGGCCATTGCGGTCGAGATAATGCCGCAGCTCCAGCATCTGTTCGGCCGTATAGGAACGGCGGCCCGACGATGCCTGCGCCGGGACCGGACCTTTTCCTTCAAGGTGGAGGCGCTTGAGATTGTTCTGCGTCACGCCAAGATAGTGAGCAACCTCGGCCATGGAAAATTGCCGCAATGTCTTCTTCGCATTCGGAGGAAATTTTTCCATCCGAAGCTGGTTCAGCCGGCGAGAAATCTCCGCACCCTGATCGAGGATCTTGTCATCGAACTCGAACTTTGGCAGAGGCATTGCGATGTTCATCGGAATCGAAACCTCTAATAGCGCTTTTTCAAAGCAATCCTTTTAAGAACCGCTATTAAGCTCCGATCTCGATTGATCCGGCAAGATTTTTTAGGTTAACAAAAGGTTAACGCACGTGAAGCTAACAACTTTACTGCACAATCCCTATTTCGATAGATGAATCCCGGAGTCGCACGGGATTTGTTTTTGCTCGATAAATCCGCCAATTTTACCGCAGTAAATATCGGCGGATCACGCGGCACGGGCTGCCAATAAGACTATTCCTCTGCCGCGTTCTTTCGGGATTTATCGTCTTCCACCAATTCGTACCACATCGCGTTCAGCACGGCGAAGGCGGCGGCGAAAGGCAATCCGAGAAGCCAGGCGAAATACCACATGTTCTTGTCCCTTCGTTAGTAGGCGTGACCGCTCTCGTCGTTGATTGCATCTTCATCAACCTTGCCCCAGAGCACGTGATAGACCCAGCTCGTATAGGCGACGATCAGCGGAATGAAGATCACCGTGACGACCAGCATGATGAACAGGGTCAAATGGCTGGACGATGCGTCCCACACGGTCAGGCTGGACCTCGGATCGAGCGAGGAGGGGAGGATGAACGGAAACATCGAGACGCCCACTGTCGAGATGATGCCGAAGATCGACAGCGCGCTCGAAAGCATCGTCGCGATCTCCCACCTTGCTCTCAGCCCGACAAGCGCGCCGGCTGCGCCAATGAAGCCGAAGACCGGGGCGAGCAGAAGCACCGGATAGCTGCCATAATTGGCAAACCATGCACCGCTTTCTTCAACGACGGTTTTCATGAGCGGGTTCGATACGCCTGTCGTGTCGATAGTGCTGGTGATGCGGTAGCCACCGAACCCCGCCCATACCCAGAGCCCGGCAAGGCCGAACAGACCGATCGTGATCAGCGCTGCAACACTGCCATATCCGCGTGCACGGTCCGCCACGGGTCCTGAAGTCTTCAACACCAGCCATGCGCCGCCATGCATGACCAGCATGGCCACCGAGAGGAGACCGCACAGCAACGCGAACGGGTTCAGCAGGCCGAAGAACGAGCCTTCGTAGAAGATGCGAAGATCGTTGTTGAAACGGAAGGGGACGCCCTGCAGGACATTGCCCATGGCCACGCCGAAAATCAGCGCCGGCACGAAGCCGCCGATGAACAGGGCGCAATCCCAGGCAGCGCGCCATGTGTCGCTATCCCGCTTCGACCGGTACTTGAAGCCGACGGGGCGCAGGATAAGCGATGCCAGTATGATGAACATGGCGAGATAGAAGCCCGAGAAGGACACCGCATAGAGCGGCGGCCAGGCCGCGAAGATCGCGCCCCCGCCAACGATGAGCCAGACCTGGTTGCCTTCCCAGATCGGACCGATCGTATTGATGACGATGCGCCGTTCCATATCGGTTTTTGCCACGAACGGCAGCAGCGTACCGGTGCCGAGATCGAAACCATCGGTGATGGCGAACGCGATCAGGAGGATACCTATCAGCAGCCACCAGATCACGCGCAGGGTATCGTAGTCCAGGAGTTCGTTGAGGATCATGATCGTTTACTCCGCTGGCACGATGTTAGGGGAAATCAGCTTCGCTTCCGGCTCGAAGTCGGGTTCCGGTCCCTTGGCGATTGCTTTCAGCATCAGGCTCATCTCGACGATGAAGAGCGTTGTGTAGATCACGACGAAACCTCCGATGGTGATAAGCAGCGACGTTGCACCCAGATTGGAAACCGCGGCGGCCGTCGGCAACACGCCCTCGATGACCCAGGGTTGCCGGCCGAACTCCGCAACGACCCAGCCAAGCTCCGCGGCAACCCAGGGGAGGGGGATCGCAAACACTGCAACGCGCAACAGGAAGGGATAGGCATCTATCTTGCGCCGTATGGACAGGATGAAGAATGTCGCCGTAAGAAGGATAAAGAATATACCGAGCCCGACCATGATGCGGAATGACCAGAACAGCGTGGGCACATTCGGCACAGTGTCCCATGCTGCTTTCTCGATCTGGTCGTCTGTGGCTTGCCGCGGATCGTCCACATAGCGTTTCAACAGAAGCGCGTATCCGAGATCAGCGCCATTCGCTTCGAATGCCTCGCGCACTTCGGCCGGGACAGTCGTCGTGCTGCCCGCCTCCCGTATGCGCTGGAGCGCATCATAGGCAATCAAACCCTGGCGTATCCTCGATCTTGCATGGTCCACCAGTTCCTCGATGCCGGGAATGACCGTTGTCAGCGACCGCGTGCCGATCAGCCCCATGACCCAGGGGATGTGCACGGCATAGTGCGTCTCGCGTGCCTCCTGGTCGGGAAAGCCGAACGCCGTGAACGCAGCCGGGGCGGGCTCGGTCTTCCACATCGCCTCGATCGAGGCGAGTTTCATCTTCTGGTGTTCGGTGGAGAGATAGCCGCTCTCGTCGCCGAGAACCACGACCGAGAGCGCCGAGGCCAGGCCAAACGAAGCAGCAACAGTCATCGAACGCTTGGCGATCTCGATGTGCCTGCCCTTGAGGGCATACCAGGCCGAGACACCAAGTACGAAAATCGATGCGGTGACGTAACCCGCAGACACCGTGTGCACGAACTTCGCCTGAGCGACAGGATTGAACAAAACCTCATAGAAATCAACGACTTCCATCCGCATCGTCTGCGGATTGAAGGCGGAACCCACCGGGTTTTGCATCCAGCCATTGGCGATGAGGATCCACAGCGCCGAGAAATTCGATCCCGCGGCCACCGCCCACGTCGCCGCCAGGTGCCCGACCTTCGAAAGCTTGTCCCAGCCGAAGAAGAACAGCCCAACGAACGTTGCTTCGAGGAAGAACGCCATCAATCCTTCGATCGCCAGCGGTGCGCCGAAAATATCGCCGACATAATGGCTGTAGTAGCTCCAGTTCATGCCAAACTGGAATTCCATGACAATGCCGGTGGCGACGCCGAGAGCAAAATTTATGCCGAATAGTACGCCCCAGAATTTGGTCATCTGCCGCCAGATGACGCGGCCGGTCATCACATAGACCGTCTCCATGATCGCAAGGAGAACCGAAAGCCCAAGCGTCAAGGGCACGAAGAGAAAGTGATAGAGAGCTGTGATCGCAAATTGCAGGCGCGACAGCGCCACGATATCGAGTTCCATTGCTTTTGCCGGATCGTTCCGGCCCCCTGTTAGCGGCATTCACCTGGAGTGAACGCCGAATGAAATGCCTGCTCAGTCCGGCCGCAGCGCGGCGAGGGCAGCGTCGAATTCCTGTTCTCCGCGTCGCGGCGCGCCGACAATGCGTCCACGTTCGAGAATCAGCAGCCGGTCGGCGATCAGGGCCTCCCGCCTGATATGCGTGGCGATGATGACGGAACGGCCCTGCATCTGCCCTTGCAGGCGCTGCAGCACATCGCGGGCTGTATCTCCGTCCAGCCCCTCTGTCGGCTCATCCAGCAGCCAGAGGGGCGTGTCGCGCAAAAGCAGCCGCGCCAGCGCCAGACGGCGGGCCTGACCGCCGGAAATTCCAAACCCGCCTTCGCCAAGCATGGTATCCAGACCTGCGGGCAGGGCGGCGACGAACTCTGCAAGGCCTGCTATGGCGAGAACGTCGAGAAGGCGCGCGTCGTCGGCGCCAGGATCGGCAAGCCGGAGATTGTCACGCAGACTGTCCTGGAAGAGTTCTGTTTTCTGCGTCAGAAGCGTAGCTGGAAGGCATTCAATGCTGCCTGCTTCAGCTGCGATCTCGCCGGCGATCAGTGCCAGCAGTGTGGACTTGCCGGCACCGCTCGGCCCGACAAGCGCGAGGCGTTCTCCACGAATCAGTGACAGTGACAGATGCCGAAGCGTCGGAAGGGCGGAGCCATCGTAGCAGACCGAAACATCATCGAGCCGAACCGCGAGTTTACCTCGTGGCGAAACCGGTGGTTCGGGGGAGGGGAGGGGGCCGATGTCCGGCCCGATGCGCTTCGCGGCAAGCACAGTACGCCCGAGTTCAACCGCACCGCGACGCAGCCCCCCGAAGGGTTCGAGCGCCGCCAGCGCGATCAACAGGCCGAGGGCGGCAACAGGCCCGCCGATCACCCCGCCACTGGCCAACAGAGCCACCGCATAAAGAGTGCCGCCGAGCAGGAGTGCCGAGGCTATGCCGAAACCGGCTGTGACGAACATCTCGATGCGATTTAGTGCATCATCCGTTTGCGACAGGCGGCGATCGGAAGCCATTACCGCATTCCGTTGGGCGTTTAGCCGTCCGGCCATGACCAGGTCGATTTGCCCGGCGACAAGATCGATCGTGCGTGAGCGCAAGGTCTCCAGGGCGTGAGCGCGGCGACGCGATGGTTTTGCGGCGAAGCGCGCAGCGATGAGCGGAATGCCGAACCCGGTCAACAGCAGCCACGATCCTGCGCCAAGACCCAACAATGGATGCATGAGCCCGAGAGCGACGGAAATGGCGAGAGCAGTGCAAAGCGCGATGGCCGCAGGGACGAGAATGCGCAGATAAAGCGAATCGAGAGCATCGATATCGGCCGTGAGGCGAAACAGCAGCCTTGCCGGACGCTTCAACAGTCTCTGCGCCGCTCGACGTTGTGCCCAATTGCGGAAAACCTCTGCGCGCAATCCCGCCAGCACACCAAGTGTGGCATCGTGCGTGGTCAACCGTTCGCCATAGCGTGCGGCGGTGCGGGCAAGGGCCAGAAACCGGATCGCTGCGGCAGGCGCAAAAACATCGAAAGCGAACGCCGTGGCTGACGTGAGCCCCGCTATTGCCGTCGCGGTAATGAACCAGCCGGAAAGGCCCAGCAGCGCGATACCGGCGAGCACTGTTGCCGCCGCCAGCAGAGCGCCCGTCAGAAGCGCTGCGCGCCGTTGAACAAGGAATAGCGCCAATATAGGCCGGAATGCGCTCCACAGGGCCATTACACGCGCTCCTGCGATGTTTTCGGCGGCAGGAGAACTATCCTGTCCATGCGGCTCGCCAGGACAGGATCGTGCGTCGCGACTATGAGGGTCTTGCCGGCGGAGATCCTCAGCAGGCTATCCATGATTTCATTGGCGGTGACCGTATCGAGATGTGCGGTCGGTTCATCTGCGAGGATCAGCCCCGCATCCGGATCGGCCGCCGCACGCGCCAATGCAAGCCTTAAGGTTTCCCCACCGGAGAGGCCCGATCCGCCTTCACCGATCGGCGCATTTGCATGCGCATTGGCTACGTCTTGCAGGGCTGCCTTGCCGAGTGCAGTTCCGATTTCACATGGTCCGATTTCCGGGCGTCCCAGGGCAACATTGTCAGCGACCGTACCAGCGAAAATATGCGGCTTCTGTCCGACCCAGGCCATACTTGCCCGAAGCTCCGCCGCGGTGGCCGGCGTGAGCGGGACGTTTCCAACTGCAATCCGTCCGCTTTCGTAGGGCGCTAGTCCGGCGATCAAAGCAAGGAGCGTCGATTTTCCCGAGCCGCTTGGGCCGAGCACCGCAATATGCTCAGCCGGCAAAACATCGAGGCTGAATTGGCCAAAAACCGCCGAGCCATTGCCCTTGTGGTGGAAGGTCATCTCTTCAACGCGGACGCCTGGAACTGCCGCATGGATCGCAGTTGTATGCGTCGCGCCCTTGTCGGCGCCCGGCAGGACAACGCCATCGTCGGACAGCCTGTCCAAGGCTTCGAGCGCCGCTTCGCCCGCAGCCCGGTCGTGCCAGACCGAGGACAACTCACGCAGCGGCTCGAAGAAAGCCGGCGCAAGCAAAAGAATAAACAGGCCCTCTGTCAGGCTCAGACGCCCGCCCCAGGAGCCGAAATTCAACTGGCCGAGCAGGTGGAAACCAACATAGACGGCAACCATGGCGACACCCAGTGCCGCGAACAGCTCCAGCACCGCGGATGATAGAAACGCTATTTTGAGCACCGCCATCGTTCGTACCCGCAGCGATTGCGCATTGTCGCGCAGGCGATGCGCGGTCAAGTCCACGGCATCCAGCGAACGGATGGTGGCGAGACCCCGCAACCGGTCGAGCAGGAACGCATTCATGCCGCCCATTTCGACAAGCTGTTTCTCGCTCGCCGCTTTTGCACGCCAGCCGATCAGCGCCATGAAAACCGGAATCAGAGGAGCGGAAACTAACAGGACTATAGCTACCACCCAGGACAACGGCAGGACACAAAGCATGATAGCAACGGGAACAATGGTTGCCTTCAGTCGTGCCGGGCGAAAGCGCGAAAGATAGGGTACGACGGCCTCTGCCTGCTCGGCGAGCACACTCGCCGCGAAGCCGGAAGCGGGTCGTTCCATATCCAGCGGTGAGCGCCGGGCCAGCGCCGCCACAGCCTTGTCGCGCTTTCTGGACAACACGGCACGGGCGGCGCGAAAAGCGAGCCGGTTTCCAACCGCATCGAGCAGTGCACGAAACACGCCAATTACAACGACGCCAAGAACCAGCCAGTGGATATTCGCCATTCCTTTGCCGGCAACGATGCTACCCACACCCGTGGCGAGGAGCAAAGCCTGCGGCAACCACAACAGAGATGCGAGCACCTGAACAATGGGCGCCACCCTCTCGGCGCGTGCAGCGCCGGGAGAACTCGCCGATTTTTCCACCAAATTTGATGACGCGGACCGCAGCGCTGCACTGTCGTTCACAAAATCACTCTGCGTGCGGAGCGCTATCGAGGACGAATGTGCTGCCGGTGCCATCACTTCAACCCTTCTCGGGAGAACGCTTCGACCTGCCGAGGGATACGATCTTGTCCTTCGCCTCCAGCAGTCTTGTGACTTTCGCCCCCAGCGTCAATAGGGTCGCCAAGCGGTCCGTCTCAAGCTTCTTGACGTCGTCGTACCAATTGGTCAGTTGCTCGATCAGGCTGTGCATCTCGCCCATCCGCGCCTGCGCGTGGCGTTCTGCGTCGCTTGCCGGCTGCTGCATCAGGATTTCGCGCAAAACGGACAATGTCGGATCGACTTCGCGCTTCTTCCGTTCCTCTGCAAGTGTGCGCAGAATCTGCCAGACATCGTCTGGCGTCGTGAAGAAATCGCGCCGATCGTCGGGAAGATGTTTGAGCAGGACAAGGTTCCATGCCTGTAACTCGCGCAAGCTCATCGACACGTTCGAACGGGAGATTCCCAACGCGTCGACGATCTGTTCGGCATTGAGCGGATCGGGCGAGACATAAAGCAGCGCGTAGATCTGCCCGACGGTGCGGTTGATTCCCCAGCGGCTTCCCATCTCGCCGAAGTGCAGAACAAAGGATTGAACGAGGGGCGGCAGATTCATCGGTTTGTCTCGTTGCAACTGTGATTTCAGTAATTACTGAAATTACGATATTTAATAAATCGTAAATTTGCAAGGGGGGGTGGATTGGAGGATCACAGAAAAGGGGAGGGGTCCTGCAGACCGCAGCTTCCTAACCCTCCCCCTTGTGGGGAGGGCAGGAGCGAAGCGACGGGGAGGGGAAAACTTTCATATATTTGGACGCCGTCAGGCTTAACCATCTAAACTTTGAAGGGACCCCAGCCTCCCTCCCCACAAGGGGAGGGTAAGAGGCGGCACCCTTGTAGCCCGATTGCGACCCAACAACCCCATAAAAAACCGGCCCGATCAGTTGATCGAGCCGGTTTACAAGATGGCGCAGATGCCCATCAGGGTGAAGAAATCAAAAGGCTTAATTTAATCCAAGCTTACCACGCAGGGTCGACAGATCTTCGGCAAGCGTATTCACGGCAGCTGCCAGCACGGCGCGGTCATCTTCGGTGAGCTTGTCATAGAGCTGATAGCCGTCAGCGGTCTTGTACTTGGCCAATGTCGTATCGACCTTGTCGAAATTGCCCGATACC
This genomic interval carries:
- the repB gene encoding plasmid partitioning protein RepB, which translates into the protein MARKDIFSSVMNPAPAKPERNDALSYVVSGASRSIKSSFEELAKGSVVELAPELIDGSFVSDRIDDDDEAFQELLVAVKERGQDSPILVRPHPAVPGRYQVVFGHRRVKVARQLGRQVRAVVKPMADQDHVIAQGQENAARSNLSFIERTLFAKRLADLGYDQSVIKSALALDATTFSKMQSVAAYVPEAIILAIGSAKATGRDRWWQLSKLLQVPGNAERAAEFTRSDDFAAETGDARFTLLSDFLVKSKRPAKAAAPAAKAWAAQDKSVKGEIKDSGKAFTLALKAKNASRFGAYIADNLDELYRAFQGSQATKTGD
- the repA gene encoding plasmid partitioning protein RepA, whose protein sequence is MNIAMPLPKFEFDDKILDQGAEISRRLNQLRMEKFPPNAKKTLRQFSMAEVAHYLGVTQNNLKRLHLEGKGPVPAQASSGRRSYTAEQMLELRHYLDRNGRTEVKKYVPHRKQGDKLQVIAVVNFKGGSGKTTTAAHLSQYLALTGHRVLAIDLDPQASLSALHGFQPELDRNLSLYEAIRYDDERRPISEVILPTNFPGLDIIPANLELQEYEYDTPLAMQDKTSRDGRQFFTRIASALEEVDGRYDVVVIDCPPQLGYLTLTAMSAATSVLITVHPQMLDLMSMSQFLLMLGGILKTVKQAGARVELDWFRYLITRYEPMDIPQAQMVGFMQSMLAEEILTNPMLKSTAVSDAGLTKQTLYEVEKTSFTRTTYERAIESLDAVNSEITALVHRAWGR
- the cydX gene encoding cytochrome bd-I oxidase subunit CydX, producing MWYFAWLLGLPFAAAFAVLNAMWYELVEDDKSRKNAAEE
- the cydB gene encoding cytochrome d ubiquinol oxidase subunit II; translation: MILNELLDYDTLRVIWWLLIGILLIAFAITDGFDLGTGTLLPFVAKTDMERRIVINTIGPIWEGNQVWLIVGGGAIFAAWPPLYAVSFSGFYLAMFIILASLILRPVGFKYRSKRDSDTWRAAWDCALFIGGFVPALIFGVAMGNVLQGVPFRFNNDLRIFYEGSFFGLLNPFALLCGLLSVAMLVMHGGAWLVLKTSGPVADRARGYGSVAALITIGLFGLAGLWVWAGFGGYRITSTIDTTGVSNPLMKTVVEESGAWFANYGSYPVLLLAPVFGFIGAAGALVGLRARWEIATMLSSALSIFGIISTVGVSMFPFILPSSLDPRSSLTVWDASSSHLTLFIMLVVTVIFIPLIVAYTSWVYHVLWGKVDEDAINDESGHAY
- a CDS encoding cytochrome ubiquinol oxidase subunit I, coding for MELDIVALSRLQFAITALYHFLFVPLTLGLSVLLAIMETVYVMTGRVIWRQMTKFWGVLFGINFALGVATGIVMEFQFGMNWSYYSHYVGDIFGAPLAIEGLMAFFLEATFVGLFFFGWDKLSKVGHLAATWAVAAGSNFSALWILIANGWMQNPVGSAFNPQTMRMEVVDFYEVLFNPVAQAKFVHTVSAGYVTASIFVLGVSAWYALKGRHIEIAKRSMTVAASFGLASALSVVVLGDESGYLSTEHQKMKLASIEAMWKTEPAPAAFTAFGFPDQEARETHYAVHIPWVMGLIGTRSLTTVIPGIEELVDHARSRIRQGLIAYDALQRIREAGSTTTVPAEVREAFEANGADLGYALLLKRYVDDPRQATDDQIEKAAWDTVPNVPTLFWSFRIMVGLGIFFILLTATFFILSIRRKIDAYPFLLRVAVFAIPLPWVAAELGWVVAEFGRQPWVIEGVLPTAAAVSNLGATSLLITIGGFVVIYTTLFIVEMSLMLKAIAKGPEPDFEPEAKLISPNIVPAE
- the cydC gene encoding thiol reductant ABC exporter subunit CydC; this translates as MALWSAFRPILALFLVQRRAALLTGALLAAATVLAGIALLGLSGWFITATAIAGLTSATAFAFDVFAPAAAIRFLALARTAARYGERLTTHDATLGVLAGLRAEVFRNWAQRRAAQRLLKRPARLLFRLTADIDALDSLYLRILVPAAIALCTALAISVALGLMHPLLGLGAGSWLLLTGFGIPLIAARFAAKPSRRRAHALETLRSRTIDLVAGQIDLVMAGRLNAQRNAVMASDRRLSQTDDALNRIEMFVTAGFGIASALLLGGTLYAVALLASGGVIGGPVAALGLLIALAALEPFGGLRRGAVELGRTVLAAKRIGPDIGPLPSPEPPVSPRGKLAVRLDDVSVCYDGSALPTLRHLSLSLIRGERLALVGPSGAGKSTLLALIAGEIAAEAGSIECLPATLLTQKTELFQDSLRDNLRLADPGADDARLLDVLAIAGLAEFVAALPAGLDTMLGEGGFGISGGQARRLALARLLLRDTPLWLLDEPTEGLDGDTARDVLQRLQGQMQGRSVIIATHIRREALIADRLLILERGRIVGAPRRGEQEFDAALAALRPD
- the cydD gene encoding thiol reductant ABC exporter subunit CydD, whose amino-acid sequence is MAPAAHSSSIALRTQSDFVNDSAALRSASSNLVEKSASSPGAARAERVAPIVQVLASLLWLPQALLLATGVGSIVAGKGMANIHWLVLGVVVIGVFRALLDAVGNRLAFRAARAVLSRKRDKAVAALARRSPLDMERPASGFAASVLAEQAEAVVPYLSRFRPARLKATIVPVAIMLCVLPLSWVVAIVLLVSAPLIPVFMALIGWRAKAASEKQLVEMGGMNAFLLDRLRGLATIRSLDAVDLTAHRLRDNAQSLRVRTMAVLKIAFLSSAVLELFAALGVAMVAVYVGFHLLGQLNFGSWGGRLSLTEGLFILLLAPAFFEPLRELSSVWHDRAAGEAALEALDRLSDDGVVLPGADKGATHTTAIHAAVPGVRVEEMTFHHKGNGSAVFGQFSLDVLPAEHIAVLGPSGSGKSTLLALIAGLAPYESGRIAVGNVPLTPATAAELRASMAWVGQKPHIFAGTVADNVALGRPEIGPCEIGTALGKAALQDVANAHANAPIGEGGSGLSGGETLRLALARAAADPDAGLILADEPTAHLDTVTANEIMDSLLRISAGKTLIVATHDPVLASRMDRIVLLPPKTSQERV
- a CDS encoding GbsR/MarR family transcriptional regulator; protein product: MNLPPLVQSFVLHFGEMGSRWGINRTVGQIYALLYVSPDPLNAEQIVDALGISRSNVSMSLRELQAWNLVLLKHLPDDRRDFFTTPDDVWQILRTLAEERKKREVDPTLSVLREILMQQPASDAERHAQARMGEMHSLIEQLTNWYDDVKKLETDRLATLLTLGAKVTRLLEAKDKIVSLGRSKRSPEKG